Proteins from a genomic interval of Musa acuminata AAA Group cultivar baxijiao chromosome BXJ1-9, Cavendish_Baxijiao_AAA, whole genome shotgun sequence:
- the LOC103997564 gene encoding protein tesmin/TSO1-like CXC 3 isoform X1, translating into MDTPDRSKIAGTPLSKFEESPIFNFINNLSPIQPVKSIDSVHIAHTYQSLNFASLSSIFSSPHANPPRETRVLSRPPFMDTTKQENFASNVGESNLCSEVSDAVRPSRFTASTRGNYTICSLNEAALDPSDQCPSLQSPFPQSTQYNSGSPDHNMPTHFGIKMDPNLDIGHTPVEIHLVQNGGERRKILFAMEAGFQGNHPHELNKDEVVGCDWESLISDDVESLLIFDSATESEAHNEVGEKGMDCDGNSLVSVLSNCTENADHQQATQPDISLGAFVHNVNQDPSLNSNEDSRKENETDHATNLLSGTCQAQVDCHQKRGMHRRCLVFEVASVSKRNMYSDLDLNPSTSFPSKGKRICDSNNLEPKISRSLCALSGIGLHLNTLATTSKDRMANKETLSTGKQPISIPCSIDPFPSTTAVDNSLRKPFSAEKDLRPSGSELDPQIISYDAPKDGKPNNSEELNQGSPKKKRRKSENGGESEGCKRCNCKKSKCLKLYCECFAAGVYCSEPCSCQGCFNKPIHEETVLATRKQIESRNPLAFAPKVIRTSDSGLDMGDDDKKTPASARHKRGCNCKKSNCLKKYCECYQGGVGCSISCRCEGCKNLYGRKDGILPGVEEIEQVEKEPDVCEKENESSDDVQLHHATNVQVDEHHTYGEVLPITPYQHCSIYITFRLSVELPFSSSAKPTRPTKLSIGRSPGLYGFHMLQKSEIILPQPKFENKGSTVLEDDTPAILKPIASPTMGVNISSPNRKRVSPPHNGVGSSPPNRKGCRKLILKSIPSFPSLTCDASTESPVNYSNN; encoded by the exons ATGGACACGCCAGATCGGAGCAAGATCGCGGGGACGCCGCTGTCCAAGTTTGAG GAGTCACCAATCTTTAACTTCATCAATAATTTGTCTCCTATCCAGCCCGTCAAGTCAATAGATTCAGTACATATTGCACATACATATCAGTCAttgaactttgcttctctttcttcCATATTTAGTTCACCGCATGCCAACCCTCCAAGGGAAACTAGGGTTTTGTCAAG GCCACCTTTCATGGACACCACTAAACAAGAGAATTTTGCATCCAATGTGGGTGAAAGTAACCTATGCTCAGAGGTTTCTGATGCTGTTAGGCCGTCCAGATTCACTGCCAGCACACGGGGAAATTACACTATATGTTCACTTAATGAGGCTGCTCTTGATCCATCCGATCAATGTCCAAGCCTCCAGAGTCCCTTTCCTCAGTCAACACAATACAATTCTGGTAGTCCTGACCATAATATGCCAACACACTTTGGCATTAAGATGGATCCTAATTTAGACATAGGCCATACGCCAGTGGAAATTCACCTTGTTCAAAATGGTGGAGAAAGGCGAAAAATTTTATTTGCTATGGAGGCTGGGTTTCAGGGGAATCATCCACATGAGTTGAACAAAGATGAAGTGGTAGGGTGTGACTGGGAAAGTTTAATCTCCGATGATGTAGAAAGTTTGTTGATTTTCGATTCAGCGACAGAATCAGAGGCCCACAATGAAGTGGGTGAGAAAGGCATGGACTGTGATGGAAATTCCTTGGTTTCTGTGTTGTCAAATTGCACAGAGAACGCTGATCATCAACAGGCAACACAACCTGATATCTCCCTTGGAGCTTTTGTCCATAATGTCAACCAAGATCCTTCTCTGAATTCTAATGAAGATTCTAGGAAGGAAAATGAGAcagatcatgccacaaatttgctgTCAGGCACTTGCCAGGCTCAG GTTGACTGCCACCAAAAACGTGGCATGCACAGACGCTGTTTGGTTTTTGAAGTAGCTAGTGTTTCTAAAAGGAATATGTACAGTGACTTGGACCTCAATCCTTCAACTTCTTTTCCATCCAAAGGCAAGAGAATTTGCGATAGCaacaacttggagcctaaaattagTAGGTCACTGTGTGCTTTATCTGGTATTGGGTTACATTTGAACACTCTTGCTACAACATCAAAGGATAGAATGGCCAACAAAGAGACTCTTTCTACTGGGAAACAACCGATCAGTATCCCATGCTCTATTGATCCCTTTCCATCAACAACAGCAGTGGACAACAGTCTGAGGAAGCCCTTCTCTGCTGAAAAGGATCTTCGTCCTAGCGGTAGTGAACTTGACCCTCAGATTATATCTTATGATGCTCCAAAGGATGGCAAACCAAATAATAGTGAGGAGCTAAATCAAGGTAGTCCAAAAAAGAAGAG ACGCAAGTCAGAAAATGGAGGTGAAAGTGAAGGATGCAAGCGTTGCAACTGTAAGAAGTCAAAATGTTTGAAACT CTATTGTGAGTGCTTTGCTGCCGGAGTTTACTGTTCTGAGCCCTGTTCATGTCAAGGATGTTTTAACAAGCCAATCCACGAGGAGACAGTCCTGGCTACTCGCAAACAGATAGAATCTCGCAATCCACTTGCATTTGCCCCAAAAGTAATTCGAACATCTGATTCTGGTCTGGACATGGGG GATGATGATAAAAAGACTCCTGCTTCGGCACGGCATAAAAGAGGGTGCAATTGCAAAAAGTCAAATTGCCTGAAGAAATACTGTGAATGCTATCAG GGTGGTGTTGGATGCTCAATCAGCTGCAGATGTGAAGGATGTAAGAATTTGTATGGAAGAAAAGATG GCATTCTGCCAGGTGTTGAAGAAATTGAACAGGTGGAGAAAGAACCTGATGTTTGTGAGAAGGAAAATGAAAGTTCAGATGATGTTCAACTTCACCATGCCACTAATGTTCAGGTTGATGAGCATCATACCTATGGAGAAGTTCTACCTATAACACCTTACCAACATTGCAG tatatatattaCTTTCAGGTTGTCTGTTGAACTGCCATTTTCTTCAAGTGCAAAGCCCACACGACCTACTAAGCTTTCCATTGGACGTTCTCCTGGATTATATGGCTTTCACATGCTTCAGAAGTCTGAAATCATTCTCCCCCAACCCAAGTTCGAAAACAAAGGCAGCACAGTTCTTGAGGATGACACTCCAGCTATTCTAAAACCCATTGCATCACCAACCATGGGTGTAAATATTTCCTCCCCTAATAGAAAGAGGGTGTCACCTCCACACAATGGAGTTGGATCATCACCACCAAACCGTAAAGGTTGCAGGAAACTGATACTGAAATCTATCCCCTCCTTCCCTTCACTTACTTGTGATGCATCCACTGAGAGCCCAGTGAACTATTCCAACAACTGA
- the LOC103997564 gene encoding protein tesmin/TSO1-like CXC 3 isoform X2 — translation MDTPDRSKIAGTPLSKFEESPIFNFINNLSPIQPVKSIDSVHIAHTYQSLNFASLSSIFSSPHANPPRETRVLSRPPFMDTTKQENFASNVGESNLCSEVSDAVRPSRFTASTRGNYTICSLNEAALDPSDQCPSLQSPFPQSTQYNSGSPDHNMPTHFGIKMDPNLDIGHTPVEIHLVQNGGERRKILFAMEAGFQGNHPHELNKDEVVGCDWESLISDDVESLLIFDSATESEAHNEVGEKGMDCDGNSLVSVLSNCTENADHQQATQPDISLGAFVHNVNQDPSLNSNEDSRKENETDHATNLLSGTCQAQVDCHQKRGMHRRCLVFEVASVSKRNMYSDLDLNPSTSFPSKGKRICDSNNLEPKISRSLCALSGIGLHLNTLATTSKDRMANKETLSTGKQPISIPCSIDPFPSTTAVDNSLRKPFSAEKDLRPSGSELDPQIISYDAPKDGKPNNSEELNQGSPKKKRRKSENGGESEGCKRCNCKKSKCLKLYCECFAAGVYCSEPCSCQGCFNKPIHEETVLATRKQIESRNPLAFAPKVIRTSDSGLDMGDDDKKTPASARHKRGCNCKKSNCLKKYCECYQGGVGCSISCRCEGCKNLYGRKDGVEEIEQVEKEPDVCEKENESSDDVQLHHATNVQVDEHHTYGEVLPITPYQHCSIYITFRLSVELPFSSSAKPTRPTKLSIGRSPGLYGFHMLQKSEIILPQPKFENKGSTVLEDDTPAILKPIASPTMGVNISSPNRKRVSPPHNGVGSSPPNRKGCRKLILKSIPSFPSLTCDASTESPVNYSNN, via the exons ATGGACACGCCAGATCGGAGCAAGATCGCGGGGACGCCGCTGTCCAAGTTTGAG GAGTCACCAATCTTTAACTTCATCAATAATTTGTCTCCTATCCAGCCCGTCAAGTCAATAGATTCAGTACATATTGCACATACATATCAGTCAttgaactttgcttctctttcttcCATATTTAGTTCACCGCATGCCAACCCTCCAAGGGAAACTAGGGTTTTGTCAAG GCCACCTTTCATGGACACCACTAAACAAGAGAATTTTGCATCCAATGTGGGTGAAAGTAACCTATGCTCAGAGGTTTCTGATGCTGTTAGGCCGTCCAGATTCACTGCCAGCACACGGGGAAATTACACTATATGTTCACTTAATGAGGCTGCTCTTGATCCATCCGATCAATGTCCAAGCCTCCAGAGTCCCTTTCCTCAGTCAACACAATACAATTCTGGTAGTCCTGACCATAATATGCCAACACACTTTGGCATTAAGATGGATCCTAATTTAGACATAGGCCATACGCCAGTGGAAATTCACCTTGTTCAAAATGGTGGAGAAAGGCGAAAAATTTTATTTGCTATGGAGGCTGGGTTTCAGGGGAATCATCCACATGAGTTGAACAAAGATGAAGTGGTAGGGTGTGACTGGGAAAGTTTAATCTCCGATGATGTAGAAAGTTTGTTGATTTTCGATTCAGCGACAGAATCAGAGGCCCACAATGAAGTGGGTGAGAAAGGCATGGACTGTGATGGAAATTCCTTGGTTTCTGTGTTGTCAAATTGCACAGAGAACGCTGATCATCAACAGGCAACACAACCTGATATCTCCCTTGGAGCTTTTGTCCATAATGTCAACCAAGATCCTTCTCTGAATTCTAATGAAGATTCTAGGAAGGAAAATGAGAcagatcatgccacaaatttgctgTCAGGCACTTGCCAGGCTCAG GTTGACTGCCACCAAAAACGTGGCATGCACAGACGCTGTTTGGTTTTTGAAGTAGCTAGTGTTTCTAAAAGGAATATGTACAGTGACTTGGACCTCAATCCTTCAACTTCTTTTCCATCCAAAGGCAAGAGAATTTGCGATAGCaacaacttggagcctaaaattagTAGGTCACTGTGTGCTTTATCTGGTATTGGGTTACATTTGAACACTCTTGCTACAACATCAAAGGATAGAATGGCCAACAAAGAGACTCTTTCTACTGGGAAACAACCGATCAGTATCCCATGCTCTATTGATCCCTTTCCATCAACAACAGCAGTGGACAACAGTCTGAGGAAGCCCTTCTCTGCTGAAAAGGATCTTCGTCCTAGCGGTAGTGAACTTGACCCTCAGATTATATCTTATGATGCTCCAAAGGATGGCAAACCAAATAATAGTGAGGAGCTAAATCAAGGTAGTCCAAAAAAGAAGAG ACGCAAGTCAGAAAATGGAGGTGAAAGTGAAGGATGCAAGCGTTGCAACTGTAAGAAGTCAAAATGTTTGAAACT CTATTGTGAGTGCTTTGCTGCCGGAGTTTACTGTTCTGAGCCCTGTTCATGTCAAGGATGTTTTAACAAGCCAATCCACGAGGAGACAGTCCTGGCTACTCGCAAACAGATAGAATCTCGCAATCCACTTGCATTTGCCCCAAAAGTAATTCGAACATCTGATTCTGGTCTGGACATGGGG GATGATGATAAAAAGACTCCTGCTTCGGCACGGCATAAAAGAGGGTGCAATTGCAAAAAGTCAAATTGCCTGAAGAAATACTGTGAATGCTATCAG GGTGGTGTTGGATGCTCAATCAGCTGCAGATGTGAAGGATGTAAGAATTTGTATGGAAGAAAAGATG GTGTTGAAGAAATTGAACAGGTGGAGAAAGAACCTGATGTTTGTGAGAAGGAAAATGAAAGTTCAGATGATGTTCAACTTCACCATGCCACTAATGTTCAGGTTGATGAGCATCATACCTATGGAGAAGTTCTACCTATAACACCTTACCAACATTGCAG tatatatattaCTTTCAGGTTGTCTGTTGAACTGCCATTTTCTTCAAGTGCAAAGCCCACACGACCTACTAAGCTTTCCATTGGACGTTCTCCTGGATTATATGGCTTTCACATGCTTCAGAAGTCTGAAATCATTCTCCCCCAACCCAAGTTCGAAAACAAAGGCAGCACAGTTCTTGAGGATGACACTCCAGCTATTCTAAAACCCATTGCATCACCAACCATGGGTGTAAATATTTCCTCCCCTAATAGAAAGAGGGTGTCACCTCCACACAATGGAGTTGGATCATCACCACCAAACCGTAAAGGTTGCAGGAAACTGATACTGAAATCTATCCCCTCCTTCCCTTCACTTACTTGTGATGCATCCACTGAGAGCCCAGTGAACTATTCCAACAACTGA
- the LOC103997564 gene encoding protein tesmin/TSO1-like CXC 3 isoform X3 → MDTPDRSKIAGTPLSKFEESPIFNFINNLSPIQPVKSIDSVHIAHTYQSLNFASLSSIFSSPHANPPRETRVLSRPPFMDTTKQENFASNVGESNLCSEVSDAVRPSRFTASTRGNYTICSLNEAALDPSDQCPSLQSPFPQSTQYNSGSPDHNMPTHFGIKMDPNLDIGHTPVEIHLVQNGGERRKILFAMEAGFQGNHPHELNKDEVVGCDWESLISDDVESLLIFDSATESEAHNEVGEKGMDCDGNSLVSVLSNCTENADHQQATQPDISLGAFVHNVNQDPSLNSNEDSRKENETDHATNLLSGTCQAQVDCHQKRGMHRRCLVFEVASVSKRNMYSDLDLNPSTSFPSKGKRICDSNNLEPKISRSLCALSGIGLHLNTLATTSKDRMANKETLSTGKQPISIPCSIDPFPSTTAVDNSLRKPFSAEKDLRPSGSELDPQIISYDAPKDGKPNNSEELNQGSPKKKRRKSENGGESEGCKRCNCKKSKCLKLYCECFAAGVYCSEPCSCQGCFNKPIHEETVLATRKQIESRNPLAFAPKVIRTSDSGLDMGDDDKKTPASARHKRGCNCKKSNCLKKYCECYQGGVGCSISCRCEGCKNLYGRKDGILPGVEEIEQVEKEPDVCEKENESSDDVQLHHATNVQVDEHHTYGEVLPITPYQHCRLSVELPFSSSAKPTRPTKLSIGRSPGLYGFHMLQKSEIILPQPKFENKGSTVLEDDTPAILKPIASPTMGVNISSPNRKRVSPPHNGVGSSPPNRKGCRKLILKSIPSFPSLTCDASTESPVNYSNN, encoded by the exons ATGGACACGCCAGATCGGAGCAAGATCGCGGGGACGCCGCTGTCCAAGTTTGAG GAGTCACCAATCTTTAACTTCATCAATAATTTGTCTCCTATCCAGCCCGTCAAGTCAATAGATTCAGTACATATTGCACATACATATCAGTCAttgaactttgcttctctttcttcCATATTTAGTTCACCGCATGCCAACCCTCCAAGGGAAACTAGGGTTTTGTCAAG GCCACCTTTCATGGACACCACTAAACAAGAGAATTTTGCATCCAATGTGGGTGAAAGTAACCTATGCTCAGAGGTTTCTGATGCTGTTAGGCCGTCCAGATTCACTGCCAGCACACGGGGAAATTACACTATATGTTCACTTAATGAGGCTGCTCTTGATCCATCCGATCAATGTCCAAGCCTCCAGAGTCCCTTTCCTCAGTCAACACAATACAATTCTGGTAGTCCTGACCATAATATGCCAACACACTTTGGCATTAAGATGGATCCTAATTTAGACATAGGCCATACGCCAGTGGAAATTCACCTTGTTCAAAATGGTGGAGAAAGGCGAAAAATTTTATTTGCTATGGAGGCTGGGTTTCAGGGGAATCATCCACATGAGTTGAACAAAGATGAAGTGGTAGGGTGTGACTGGGAAAGTTTAATCTCCGATGATGTAGAAAGTTTGTTGATTTTCGATTCAGCGACAGAATCAGAGGCCCACAATGAAGTGGGTGAGAAAGGCATGGACTGTGATGGAAATTCCTTGGTTTCTGTGTTGTCAAATTGCACAGAGAACGCTGATCATCAACAGGCAACACAACCTGATATCTCCCTTGGAGCTTTTGTCCATAATGTCAACCAAGATCCTTCTCTGAATTCTAATGAAGATTCTAGGAAGGAAAATGAGAcagatcatgccacaaatttgctgTCAGGCACTTGCCAGGCTCAG GTTGACTGCCACCAAAAACGTGGCATGCACAGACGCTGTTTGGTTTTTGAAGTAGCTAGTGTTTCTAAAAGGAATATGTACAGTGACTTGGACCTCAATCCTTCAACTTCTTTTCCATCCAAAGGCAAGAGAATTTGCGATAGCaacaacttggagcctaaaattagTAGGTCACTGTGTGCTTTATCTGGTATTGGGTTACATTTGAACACTCTTGCTACAACATCAAAGGATAGAATGGCCAACAAAGAGACTCTTTCTACTGGGAAACAACCGATCAGTATCCCATGCTCTATTGATCCCTTTCCATCAACAACAGCAGTGGACAACAGTCTGAGGAAGCCCTTCTCTGCTGAAAAGGATCTTCGTCCTAGCGGTAGTGAACTTGACCCTCAGATTATATCTTATGATGCTCCAAAGGATGGCAAACCAAATAATAGTGAGGAGCTAAATCAAGGTAGTCCAAAAAAGAAGAG ACGCAAGTCAGAAAATGGAGGTGAAAGTGAAGGATGCAAGCGTTGCAACTGTAAGAAGTCAAAATGTTTGAAACT CTATTGTGAGTGCTTTGCTGCCGGAGTTTACTGTTCTGAGCCCTGTTCATGTCAAGGATGTTTTAACAAGCCAATCCACGAGGAGACAGTCCTGGCTACTCGCAAACAGATAGAATCTCGCAATCCACTTGCATTTGCCCCAAAAGTAATTCGAACATCTGATTCTGGTCTGGACATGGGG GATGATGATAAAAAGACTCCTGCTTCGGCACGGCATAAAAGAGGGTGCAATTGCAAAAAGTCAAATTGCCTGAAGAAATACTGTGAATGCTATCAG GGTGGTGTTGGATGCTCAATCAGCTGCAGATGTGAAGGATGTAAGAATTTGTATGGAAGAAAAGATG GCATTCTGCCAGGTGTTGAAGAAATTGAACAGGTGGAGAAAGAACCTGATGTTTGTGAGAAGGAAAATGAAAGTTCAGATGATGTTCAACTTCACCATGCCACTAATGTTCAGGTTGATGAGCATCATACCTATGGAGAAGTTCTACCTATAACACCTTACCAACATTGCAG GTTGTCTGTTGAACTGCCATTTTCTTCAAGTGCAAAGCCCACACGACCTACTAAGCTTTCCATTGGACGTTCTCCTGGATTATATGGCTTTCACATGCTTCAGAAGTCTGAAATCATTCTCCCCCAACCCAAGTTCGAAAACAAAGGCAGCACAGTTCTTGAGGATGACACTCCAGCTATTCTAAAACCCATTGCATCACCAACCATGGGTGTAAATATTTCCTCCCCTAATAGAAAGAGGGTGTCACCTCCACACAATGGAGTTGGATCATCACCACCAAACCGTAAAGGTTGCAGGAAACTGATACTGAAATCTATCCCCTCCTTCCCTTCACTTACTTGTGATGCATCCACTGAGAGCCCAGTGAACTATTCCAACAACTGA
- the LOC103997564 gene encoding protein tesmin/TSO1-like CXC 2 isoform X4, giving the protein MDTTKQENFASNVGESNLCSEVSDAVRPSRFTASTRGNYTICSLNEAALDPSDQCPSLQSPFPQSTQYNSGSPDHNMPTHFGIKMDPNLDIGHTPVEIHLVQNGGERRKILFAMEAGFQGNHPHELNKDEVVGCDWESLISDDVESLLIFDSATESEAHNEVGEKGMDCDGNSLVSVLSNCTENADHQQATQPDISLGAFVHNVNQDPSLNSNEDSRKENETDHATNLLSGTCQAQVDCHQKRGMHRRCLVFEVASVSKRNMYSDLDLNPSTSFPSKGKRICDSNNLEPKISRSLCALSGIGLHLNTLATTSKDRMANKETLSTGKQPISIPCSIDPFPSTTAVDNSLRKPFSAEKDLRPSGSELDPQIISYDAPKDGKPNNSEELNQGSPKKKRRKSENGGESEGCKRCNCKKSKCLKLYCECFAAGVYCSEPCSCQGCFNKPIHEETVLATRKQIESRNPLAFAPKVIRTSDSGLDMGDDDKKTPASARHKRGCNCKKSNCLKKYCECYQGGVGCSISCRCEGCKNLYGRKDGILPGVEEIEQVEKEPDVCEKENESSDDVQLHHATNVQVDEHHTYGEVLPITPYQHCSIYITFRLSVELPFSSSAKPTRPTKLSIGRSPGLYGFHMLQKSEIILPQPKFENKGSTVLEDDTPAILKPIASPTMGVNISSPNRKRVSPPHNGVGSSPPNRKGCRKLILKSIPSFPSLTCDASTESPVNYSNN; this is encoded by the exons ATGGACACCACTAAACAAGAGAATTTTGCATCCAATGTGGGTGAAAGTAACCTATGCTCAGAGGTTTCTGATGCTGTTAGGCCGTCCAGATTCACTGCCAGCACACGGGGAAATTACACTATATGTTCACTTAATGAGGCTGCTCTTGATCCATCCGATCAATGTCCAAGCCTCCAGAGTCCCTTTCCTCAGTCAACACAATACAATTCTGGTAGTCCTGACCATAATATGCCAACACACTTTGGCATTAAGATGGATCCTAATTTAGACATAGGCCATACGCCAGTGGAAATTCACCTTGTTCAAAATGGTGGAGAAAGGCGAAAAATTTTATTTGCTATGGAGGCTGGGTTTCAGGGGAATCATCCACATGAGTTGAACAAAGATGAAGTGGTAGGGTGTGACTGGGAAAGTTTAATCTCCGATGATGTAGAAAGTTTGTTGATTTTCGATTCAGCGACAGAATCAGAGGCCCACAATGAAGTGGGTGAGAAAGGCATGGACTGTGATGGAAATTCCTTGGTTTCTGTGTTGTCAAATTGCACAGAGAACGCTGATCATCAACAGGCAACACAACCTGATATCTCCCTTGGAGCTTTTGTCCATAATGTCAACCAAGATCCTTCTCTGAATTCTAATGAAGATTCTAGGAAGGAAAATGAGAcagatcatgccacaaatttgctgTCAGGCACTTGCCAGGCTCAG GTTGACTGCCACCAAAAACGTGGCATGCACAGACGCTGTTTGGTTTTTGAAGTAGCTAGTGTTTCTAAAAGGAATATGTACAGTGACTTGGACCTCAATCCTTCAACTTCTTTTCCATCCAAAGGCAAGAGAATTTGCGATAGCaacaacttggagcctaaaattagTAGGTCACTGTGTGCTTTATCTGGTATTGGGTTACATTTGAACACTCTTGCTACAACATCAAAGGATAGAATGGCCAACAAAGAGACTCTTTCTACTGGGAAACAACCGATCAGTATCCCATGCTCTATTGATCCCTTTCCATCAACAACAGCAGTGGACAACAGTCTGAGGAAGCCCTTCTCTGCTGAAAAGGATCTTCGTCCTAGCGGTAGTGAACTTGACCCTCAGATTATATCTTATGATGCTCCAAAGGATGGCAAACCAAATAATAGTGAGGAGCTAAATCAAGGTAGTCCAAAAAAGAAGAG ACGCAAGTCAGAAAATGGAGGTGAAAGTGAAGGATGCAAGCGTTGCAACTGTAAGAAGTCAAAATGTTTGAAACT CTATTGTGAGTGCTTTGCTGCCGGAGTTTACTGTTCTGAGCCCTGTTCATGTCAAGGATGTTTTAACAAGCCAATCCACGAGGAGACAGTCCTGGCTACTCGCAAACAGATAGAATCTCGCAATCCACTTGCATTTGCCCCAAAAGTAATTCGAACATCTGATTCTGGTCTGGACATGGGG GATGATGATAAAAAGACTCCTGCTTCGGCACGGCATAAAAGAGGGTGCAATTGCAAAAAGTCAAATTGCCTGAAGAAATACTGTGAATGCTATCAG GGTGGTGTTGGATGCTCAATCAGCTGCAGATGTGAAGGATGTAAGAATTTGTATGGAAGAAAAGATG GCATTCTGCCAGGTGTTGAAGAAATTGAACAGGTGGAGAAAGAACCTGATGTTTGTGAGAAGGAAAATGAAAGTTCAGATGATGTTCAACTTCACCATGCCACTAATGTTCAGGTTGATGAGCATCATACCTATGGAGAAGTTCTACCTATAACACCTTACCAACATTGCAG tatatatattaCTTTCAGGTTGTCTGTTGAACTGCCATTTTCTTCAAGTGCAAAGCCCACACGACCTACTAAGCTTTCCATTGGACGTTCTCCTGGATTATATGGCTTTCACATGCTTCAGAAGTCTGAAATCATTCTCCCCCAACCCAAGTTCGAAAACAAAGGCAGCACAGTTCTTGAGGATGACACTCCAGCTATTCTAAAACCCATTGCATCACCAACCATGGGTGTAAATATTTCCTCCCCTAATAGAAAGAGGGTGTCACCTCCACACAATGGAGTTGGATCATCACCACCAAACCGTAAAGGTTGCAGGAAACTGATACTGAAATCTATCCCCTCCTTCCCTTCACTTACTTGTGATGCATCCACTGAGAGCCCAGTGAACTATTCCAACAACTGA